The genomic DNA ACAAAAGCATGTATCATGTCATTCTTTTAGGCATAACAAAATATATTATTTCCATTCAagcacacaatatttcaaactAATTGTCATAAGAAGAAAAGATTACATACCATGTTATCAAGCAAGATAATGTTGAAGCTTTTAAACACAACACCAAGCTTTGTTACTCCTTTCCAATACCTGACAACTCTTACTTTTATTCTGCAATCAGAGTTCCCAACTTTCAAGCTCGATAGCTGAGTGTACCTGTTCCTAGGCATATTTGTTTTGGTGTAACGTAGCAAGACTTGGTACTATAACATATATAGCCAAGCCTCATATAATGCAACCTGCCTTATCAATAAAGCAGTTAAAGTATGCTAGGCAGATTATTTACTATATGAGCTACCAAAAGACAGGATGTTAACTTGATTTGACAATGGCAATCACTTCTAACCATAAACTAATATTAAGCaacaataaatataattatatatcatAAGTACAGATGAGATATAAATGAAGCTGCATTAAAATTAAATCTCTCAAAGATACTTGAACATACATattctaaataatatataaaaatacataaaGTTCATTTAGATACGTAACATACAAAGGTCCAAATCGACCAAAAATACACAACATACATATGATCTTAGACATACTTAGATACGCAACCATATCAATCTAGTCTCATACAAAATCTAACATAAATCAAATGACGTAGCTGCCATCATACTCAAACTAAAAGCACCACTGTATTCATTCCTTACCACTCTTGCTGAGTGAATTATTATAATAACTGGATGCTCATCAGCAGCATAGTAAAGGGATTCAAAAGCCTGGGCTAATTCATCCGAAAAGCGAACCCTGACTTCAGATTTGTCTCACAAGAACAATCAGTCCAACACACattagaaggaaagcaactaATAATATGAAACAAATACTTACATAAAATCTGAAATGGTAAAGTCAAGGTAAAGCTGCTGCTCTTTTTTCCTATTAGTAATTGCCTGGACGAGTTTCACATTATCCACAATCCCAACAACATCTGAAACAGAATAATATATTATCCCAACATAATATAAAATATCACAAAGCGTGATTACCTGACAGGACATTTTTTTTTACCAATCAAATAACTGTCATACAGCTCAACTTCTCCAATACTGCTGAGATTTGTAAAGGAGCAAATATCTGAAGGTATTAACCCCCAGGCATCTGGCAGAGGTAACACTTGAGTAGCAGCAGTAAGAACAATGTGCTTGTCTTTATTCATACACCAATATCTACCAATAAAAGGTTCCACAATGAAACCCTCTATTTTATAGTTTTTTCCCACCTCAAACAACTCTTCTGCATTAGCAACATCCTCACAATCAACCCAAAGACGCACACGCTTGTGCTAGAACATGCCAAATAGAAACTGAATTTAATAAAAAGCAAGTATAGATCGTAGAATATATAAACTCTATAAGGAAATAACACTTACGCATTCACCAATCACAATAAAATTGAATCCCTTAACGTTACCAAACAGATCATTGTTAGGCCATTTCCTTGCAACACGAACCATTACCACATAACAGCTCGAAAGGGTAATTTCCAGATCAACTAAATAATCATAATTTTTCTCAAGAAACTGCACACTTGAATCCATGTTTTCCATCCCAAAAAAGAAGACAGACTTCTTACTTTATGAGGTGTGAATACCAATGCCTAGTGCAATATAAATAAGCAAAAGTAATAGCCCCCAGCATGCTTACTCAACATGTTGGACTTTAGGATGTAGCAGGATAATACATATCCACATAAATTATGTCATATaatgaattaaaaaataaaaatattacaGCATGATTAATAAAAGAACGACCATCGTATTTATCCATCCACAGTTAACAATTGATCAACTGTACAGATTTGATCAACTGCAGAGATTGTAACAACCCTTTTTAAAATAAAAGATGCAAAGATGAAATTACAAAGAGCATCCCCACAATACATAAATTCTTTAACAGAACATCCTGACATAATAATAGAAATACAAATACTTTACATTCTAAACAGATATCCATCCGAACAGAAAACAAAATAGTACATAATCCAAAAGATAACACGCAAATCCGATCACACAACACCATCAAAAGCATTCACCATCTTCATAAGCACCATTCAATTATTTAGCCTTCTTTTTCTGCACAATCAAAGTAGCAATCTCATCAAATACACAACAACAACTAGGGTCATAATAGGCAGGATACAAAATAATTAACCTACCTTGTCATGTCTACTATCCGTCCCAATTTCACCATATTCATCAAATTGTACAACTGGTACACCTTTTCTAGACCTCACCTTACTGTTAGCAGATTTTGCAGTCGGCGGAGTCTGCACAGGAATCTGATGTATTTACGATTCCTTgaacaaataattaaattaaaaaatcatGATCAATTCATGATATAAACTTTAAAGAcagatatttattaaaattaaatccACACTAACTGACATATTATTATATGGAAGATTGCATAATTTTTATATTCAATACATTCATTGGCGAGTAAACATGCTGATCAACAGTTTCCTGTCCAGAGGGAGTAAACTGGCCCGATGAGTCAACGACATCTCCTATTTCTGTTGCTTCATACACAGTCGAACCATCTCTTATATTTTGTTCCGAAATTAGAATTGTCATAACATATTTTTTCCGCTCAAACAGCTGCAGAAATGGTGGGAAAAAGTGCTCTCCTAATTCCTTCACCATAAGTTTAACGTCAACAGTTACATCACCACGAATATAAAATTGTATTACTATATAAGAATATAATCAATTCCAGTATTTAACCTCTTTCTCAGGAGAGTATAAGTCCTCAACATTTTTTTGAGCAATCCTAACTACCGAAGAATGCGGCAGCACAATTGTAACTGATCCAGCTTGATCAGAGCACAAAGCTTCCAAGCAAAAGCTGGCAAAGAAAATAATCAACACAAGGGTGGAAAAATAATCATTTACAAATTACACAGCCATAATTGTACCTTCTTCTTGGGTGGGGTATCAGTCTACTACATTTGTTACACTTGAACTTGTCTTCGGCAAAGTCAACAACACCTAGACAGCTAGTACATTTTATCACGTACCATTTCTTAACCCGATCCAATTTGTCTACCAAGAGCTCACAACAAACCTCCGTCTACATTAGGCAACAATATTTATAAAGTAGTAAACAAACGCACAATATCAAAAGCTCAAACCATAAAAATATAAGGTAACCTCAATATGCTCTTCCGTTAACTCCGCAATTTCTTTCAAATTCAGCATTGGGCCAATGAGCTCCTCCTCACCAATATCAATATCAGATAGTTCATCATCCCTTAAAAAACAATAATTAACAAAAAATAAAATCCAAAAAAGTGTCATTACAAACACCTACTAAATACCTGTTTTTCATAAGGTCAACACAATAATGATCCGGATTGATAAAAATCCGCGTTGCAGGGTAGTTTGTGAGATGAGGCTTGCCTTTAACAATAAGTTTTCAAAACAATAAGAGAAATGTTATCCAAGAGAGTAAATGTAACGAAAGTATAAAATAGAGAAGTTACCTTCATAACGATTAACTTTAGCACAACAAATAACAACAATAACATCACCAGCACCAAGACGTTCCATGACTTTGTTTACAAATAACGCAAAAGCATCAAAGAGTGTTACTGGTACACTATTCCTGCATCAAATTACGGATATTAAAATAAACCAAACAAAATATAAAAAGCACCAATGCCAAGAATTCACTTACTTCCCATCATCTAAATCAAACTTAAGCATGTGCTTTTCCTGGCTATTTTTATTCGACGTCATTATCGGCCTTCGGTTTTTCAGTATACCTACCATGTCTACACATGCACAAacttaaaatataatattaaataaaaaataaaataggAATATTTTAAAGAGAGAATTCATACCCACTAAAAACCTATTGTCGCTAGCCAATTTCTCAATTTCAGACATATTAAATAGATCAAATGCATATTTCTCAATCCGAAACCCTTCATCAGTATCACAGTGTATTTTAGTGTCTTTCGTGAAGTAAATATGTTTCTTGTTCTTTACAGGGCAATACGTCTCATCTCCAAGAAAGTCTTTAACTTTAAAATTTGATATGATGTAAATCCTCCCTTCTACCAAATCTTTCTCAATCCCAACACAACATTTAGCACTTGCATATGCATGAATACGGGTGTTCTaccaaataaaaaaaaattatgcacAGAAATATACAGCGcataaataatgatttaaaagtATTAGTAAAACTAACAGAGTCATCTATTAGCAACATATTCATTCCCCAAAATTCCTGGGTTTGTCTGTTCATTCCAAACAGCCTGAGCCCTGACGCGACATCTTCAGTCACAGCTTGTTAATTCCAAATCCGTTAAGCTATCATACTTATTAAGCTCCATAAATAGCAGCAGAATACAGGCTACATAATTAGGTAAACTGGAATAAGTACAGATGTTATCGATATATCACCCTAATTAATGGTAAACATATCGAATTAAAGAGATCGGAAACTATACCTTTTAAACACAGATTGCTTGCTTCCCAACCACCACATTCAAAGCTCCGCTCTGCCTTTTTTGGGTATTAGATGAGAGTAAAGGAAGTTAGGTAAGACCGAATGTAAATAAAGAAAGTCAGGTAAGTAAATGATACTAAAAATATCAACAAGAGTACTGATTCTCGATATAAACGCCCACTACACTGAGCCAAACAATAAATTACagtcaaataaatattcaaatatcggtataatatattaaaatttccATTTTCCAATTAAAATAAACATAATATTTTAGCTacaataaataatttatatattttaattaaaaatcaaattttagtAATCAAATGGCAGTATTATAGACACTGGAAAACGGAATAGATTGGCAAATGTACCGATTTACGATTTAAAAAAAATCAGAGATTTATCGAAAGATTAGTTCGGAATAAAATCATGTGTACCTAatatgttttttttataaaatatataataaaatttattattaatatcATTATTTCTATATTATAAATCCAAAATTTATAGAGTTGTATAAtcatctatactatattataataaacgAAATATTAAAAGTCTGGTAGTCGGTCGGTCAGTATTTGctaaaattacttaattacccttaattattctaattgtaattattgggtcgatcaattataattctaattgatattgaagctAACCTCATCTATTGATTAACCAATTTCAATTTTATTATTGTAacgaactctatatcattataatatatattaaattcaacttcctccaccaatttatattttaattcatatcgagttctatattttttcacttcgggctaaattaaatttaagcaacccaaaaataattattaagatttagttgatatattaGGTGATTCGGGCTAAGATAAAACAACAATACTATCAATCCTCCTAAAAATTTATACTAACAAACttggataaataaaataatatatgttATATATCCAGTATAAAAAAacacattatacaattgatttaGACTAAGATAAAACTAAAATgaaaatacaatttgaccaacaaaaatatatatactaattattcagtctataataaaattattctatcGACCTagactttaaaaaaattaaaattaaactaaaaataattagtttgattttaTCAATGTATTGGGCATTAGGCTAAAATAGCACATAAGGACTATAAAATGacactaaaaataattagtttgattttaTTAAGCTATATAGCACATATTAAAAAAAGATTTATTTATGAATGGTCACAGTCACTACTAATAACTATAAACCACCGAGTACACAACTCTATTAAGGACACAATAAATAAAAGAGAAGTAATAATCACCACTGTAACTGCATATCCAACCTCTAACCCCCAATTTAACTTTGTTTCATAGTACAGAAGAGGTAAATTCCAAACCCTTGTACATTCATCCAACACATATACAGAGATATATATCAGCACTCAAATTTATTCTTTTCTTTGCCAAGAACAGGTACATAACAACACCAATATGAAAGGCACGCAAATCGTATCGCTTCTTTCAGCTTCATCCTACAACAAAGGGGAAATGGTAAGTAACAACTATTTTCCTACAATTAACCCTTTTAAATAGCATATTCGTTCATCCAATGTTAATCAAGAGTCGGTTTTCAATTAGACTGTCACGAGTAGTTTGTATCACTGGCACCTGGCTTGATTTGGTATTAGCATGATTTGAAATTAGAGATGCAACTGTATATACAATGCCCAATATTGCATGTAATGAAACAAATTCATATGGCCTAAACTGGATGTAATAGCTACCACTAATGAAATATTGCTGCACGAACATCATACCATCTTGAATAAAGAAAAAGTATAGAATAGTTATTTTGTAGTGACGTATAATTAGACGAAAGATACAATTTATGTTAAAAGTCAATTAGGAATAAGTTTATGACATAGGTATATAGAAAACACAATTTAGACCTGCTCATACTCGAACCGCCTTCACGAATAAACTAAAATCCACTTTCGTATCGTCTCATTTGCAGGACTCTAGCATTGTATGATCATTAGGATGGCAATATCTAATTTCTTCTTAGCTTTAAACTTGTTAGGTTTGTTGTATTAGGACAAAATTAGATACAATTCGGGTCCCCAGTTGTCCAAGACATTGTAAAAAAAAATGGTTGACAATACTAAGCGAATTAAATTAGTGCATTTTTTAGTTCTTAAGCCCCAAGGAGAAATTTCCCAGAAGAAGATAGGCATTTGTTGCAGAATATATGACGTAACCACCTATTTATCCTTGGCAGCCTAAGGACTGTTACTATGTAAAGCAGATAATACTGTTTTCCCAAATCCAACTATGTATACTTCCTTGTTCGTTTTGGAAGCTCATAAAATTTAtggaaatttaaaataaaactatcGAGTCCAGTTATTATTAAATAATCTGAGAAAAAATAATAATGAGCACCTCCATATATTTTTATAAGTTAACATATAATGATTTTGCCtgtttctattattcacatgatTTTTCTAAATACACCTTGTCATTGCAGACCCTACCTGGGGAATTTTGCTCTAAATACGGAAACAAAGTGTCACAAAACGTATTCCTACGTTGCCAAAATTCCGACACGTGGACTTGTTTCTTTGATAAGGAAAAAGCATGCATATCCAAATTAGGAGCACTGATGGCATTCTACGACATCAGACCATACTCTGTCATCATGTTAAAAGAGAGAGACGATAGCCGATTCCATATGGAAATATTCAACAGCGATACAGTTGAAATCAACTATCCACTAAGACCAATTGCAAATATGAAGACAATATGAAGCACCAATGTCAAGCAATATGATCCAGCCAGCAGCGAGATTAAAAAATGGCTGCTAATTTCTCCTACAACGCAACCGACAACTCGAGAATGAGCTACAAACTTTATATAAAAAAGGAACACCTGCTACAATCTAACTGGACCGAGGTAATATATAAAGCTAAATACAATCTACATTTAAATTAATGTTTTCAGTAGCAAATGTACTGATAAATACATTTACATTGTGACCACAAAATTATCTCAGGTGTTTTCCGAGGATGGCATATCAAAATTGCATCTAAACAAAGAAATATGCTGGATCAATCTTTCCCTGGACAAACAACACTGGATCATACAACTGAAATGGGTAAATGATAGAGTATTATGTGGAACAGAGTGGACAAAACTACTATCAGACTTAGATGTAAAGGAAAGAGATATCTGCATCATATCTCGCACAACAGCAACCCAGAGTTTCAAGATCTCACTTACTGAAGCAGCCAACAATATCCAACACTATAAAGAAGGTAACCCATcaaataaaatta from Apium graveolens cultivar Ventura chromosome 5, ASM990537v1, whole genome shotgun sequence includes the following:
- the LOC141661650 gene encoding uncharacterized protein LOC141661650 isoform X1, with the protein product MTLNSVPVTLFDAFALFVNKVMERLGAGDVIVVICCAKVNRYEGKPHLTNYPATRIFINPDHYCVDLMKNRDDELSDIDIGEEELIGPMLNLKEIAELTEEHIETEVCCELLVDKLDRVKKWYVIKCTSCLGVVDFAEDKFKCNKCSRLIPHPRRSFCLEALCSDQAGSVTIVLPHSSVVRIAQKNVEDLYSPEKEELGEHFFPPFLQLFERKKYVMTILISEQNIRDGSTVYEATEIGDVVDSSGQFTPSGQETVDQHVYSPMNTPPTAKSANSKVRSRKGVPVVQFDEYGEIGTDSRHDKKKKAK
- the LOC141661650 gene encoding uncharacterized protein LOC141661650 isoform X2, which translates into the protein MTLNSVPVTLFDAFALFVNKVMERLGAGDVIVVICCAKVNRYEGKPHLTNYPATRIFINPDHYCVDLMKNRDDELSDIDIGEEELIGPMLNLKEIAELTEEHIETEVCCELLVDKLDRVKKWYVIKCTSCLGVVDFAEDKFKCNKCSRLIPHPRRSFCLEALCSDQAGSVTIVLPHSSVVRIAQKNVEDLYSPEKEELGEHFFPPFLQLFERKKYVMTILISEQNIRDGSTVYEATEIGDVVDSSGQFTPSGQETVDQHVYSPMNES